A genomic stretch from Sphingobacterium sp. ML3W includes:
- a CDS encoding FN3 domain-containing metallophosphoesterase family protein: MYKYLQCIAVIFSLQFVTLHCNAQQDEKINLTHLPYIQGLTDHSVSIIWTTDRPATGWVELAPDDSSHFYHIERPRHYAAAYGFKKVGTVHQVNLHGLKPGTKYRYRVYSQEVTKHVGVNVEYGKIVATNVYRQEPLIFRTLGPAKVTRFAVVNDIHGRNEVLNKLLDLSDLPKQDFIVFNGDMVDNLLSEQQLFDGFMDTAIKRFASEKPMFYARGNHETRGPFATDYPQYFPTPTGKLYYQFKHGETAFIVLDCGEDKPDSDMEYSGIVEMDNYRTEQAKWLEEAVEKPDYKDAKYKIIICHMPPFGGWHGEQEILDKFVPILNRSGAQIMLCGHLHRHIIKQVSDKVKFPVIVNSNNNLLKVDLAAKGSFKIIDQQGKLIDEVTITPLR, from the coding sequence ATGTATAAGTACCTCCAATGTATTGCAGTGATCTTCTCACTACAGTTTGTAACCTTGCACTGTAATGCACAGCAGGATGAAAAAATTAACTTGACACATTTGCCTTATATACAAGGATTGACCGATCATTCGGTATCCATTATATGGACGACTGATCGTCCAGCAACGGGTTGGGTAGAATTGGCGCCAGATGATTCGAGCCATTTTTATCATATTGAACGGCCCAGACATTATGCTGCAGCCTATGGTTTTAAAAAAGTCGGGACTGTTCACCAAGTGAATTTACACGGGTTAAAACCAGGGACAAAATACCGTTACCGAGTATACAGCCAAGAGGTAACTAAACATGTCGGGGTCAACGTGGAATACGGCAAAATTGTAGCAACCAATGTATATCGACAGGAACCGCTGATATTCAGGACGCTCGGACCGGCTAAAGTAACCCGCTTTGCCGTGGTTAATGATATTCATGGCCGTAACGAGGTGTTGAATAAATTACTTGATCTCTCTGATCTTCCTAAGCAGGACTTTATTGTTTTTAACGGTGATATGGTCGATAATTTATTGAGTGAACAACAGCTATTTGACGGTTTTATGGATACAGCAATCAAACGATTTGCAAGTGAGAAACCTATGTTCTATGCAAGAGGAAACCATGAAACTCGAGGACCTTTCGCTACCGATTATCCACAATACTTCCCGACACCGACAGGAAAACTCTATTATCAATTTAAACACGGTGAAACTGCTTTTATCGTGTTGGATTGTGGGGAGGATAAGCCAGATTCTGATATGGAATACAGTGGCATTGTAGAGATGGATAATTACCGTACAGAACAAGCTAAATGGTTAGAGGAAGCCGTGGAAAAACCGGATTATAAAGATGCGAAATATAAGATAATCATATGTCATATGCCACCATTTGGCGGTTGGCATGGCGAACAGGAGATCCTGGATAAATTTGTTCCTATTCTAAATAGATCGGGGGCACAAATTATGTTGTGTGGACATTTGCATAGACATATCATTAAACAGGTGTCTGATAAGGTCAAGTTTCCTGTTATCGTGAACTCCAATAATAATTTGCTTAAAGTAGATTTAGCTGCTAAAGGGTCTTTTAAAATTATTGACCAACAGGGGAAACTTATTGATGAAGTAACTATAACGCCCCTACGCTAA
- a CDS encoding RagB/SusD family nutrient uptake outer membrane protein has translation MKKIFFIYILLSTGLTACKKDYLERFPESAVRPEDSFKTEKDLGLFTKSFYDAALPSAEGVYNESVDNIVKTTLDDELTGKRQVPISGGGWSWANLRNINYFLENCFNTVPEAAAAPYAAEARFFRAYFYFDKLKRFGDVPWYDKVIDQNNEEQLTKARDPRTLVVTNILADLDYAIEHLSSVKSDEKVTKWTALALKSRVALFEGTFRKYHTEFNFSGANELLEKAADAANKVIEGGQYSIYNAAGVNSYAALFYSVNSLPQEVILARKFSDALQIWHNVNYYTITASYGKPGLDKNLVDSYLMKDGTRFTDKANYQTMTFKEEILNRDPRLSQTIRTPGYKRIGGAATIPPNFGNSVTGYQLIKFVGDVKYDNFNRSENDMPIFRYAEVLLNYAEAKAELGILSQADIDKSIKLLRDRVGMPNLNLEQVKASPDAFLTKDYTNVNGDMKGGILEIRRERRIELVMESFRWDDILRWKSGKLVTRQFKGMYFPGTGKFDLDNDGKDDIWIYEGDKPTASGIQLLKLGSEILLENGNKGNVIINSHIKKAFDENKDYLYPIPVQELQLNRNLKQNPGWGN, from the coding sequence ATGAAAAAAATATTTTTTATATACATCTTGTTGAGTACAGGTTTGACAGCCTGTAAGAAAGATTACCTGGAACGTTTCCCTGAGTCTGCCGTTAGACCTGAAGATTCGTTTAAAACAGAAAAAGATCTTGGATTATTTACAAAATCATTTTACGATGCGGCCCTGCCTTCGGCCGAAGGTGTCTATAATGAGTCGGTTGATAATATTGTTAAAACAACATTAGATGATGAACTGACTGGGAAAAGACAGGTGCCTATCAGCGGGGGCGGATGGAGCTGGGCTAATCTACGGAACATTAATTATTTTTTGGAAAACTGTTTTAATACAGTTCCCGAGGCGGCTGCAGCACCCTATGCAGCGGAGGCTAGATTCTTCCGCGCCTATTTCTATTTCGATAAATTAAAGCGTTTTGGTGATGTGCCTTGGTATGATAAAGTAATAGACCAAAATAATGAGGAGCAATTAACAAAGGCCCGTGACCCTCGGACGCTTGTTGTAACGAACATCCTGGCTGATTTGGATTATGCAATTGAACATCTCTCTTCAGTAAAAAGTGATGAAAAGGTGACTAAATGGACTGCCTTGGCATTAAAATCCCGAGTGGCTCTTTTTGAGGGAACCTTTAGAAAATATCATACTGAATTTAATTTTTCAGGGGCGAATGAGTTACTGGAGAAAGCTGCGGATGCTGCCAATAAGGTTATTGAAGGAGGGCAGTATAGCATATATAATGCCGCAGGTGTAAATTCATATGCTGCATTGTTCTATAGTGTCAATAGTCTACCTCAAGAGGTTATATTAGCTCGAAAATTCTCGGATGCACTGCAGATCTGGCATAATGTTAATTATTATACGATTACAGCTTCCTATGGTAAGCCGGGGCTGGATAAAAATTTGGTGGATTCTTATTTGATGAAAGATGGAACCAGATTTACGGATAAAGCAAACTATCAAACAATGACGTTTAAGGAAGAAATACTAAATCGTGATCCTCGTTTGAGTCAGACTATACGGACACCGGGATATAAACGTATCGGTGGCGCTGCAACTATTCCGCCCAATTTTGGAAATTCAGTAACCGGCTATCAATTAATTAAATTTGTAGGCGATGTAAAATATGATAATTTCAACCGGTCTGAAAACGATATGCCAATATTTAGATATGCAGAAGTGCTGCTAAACTATGCTGAAGCCAAAGCGGAATTGGGAATATTAAGTCAAGCTGATATAGATAAATCGATCAAATTACTTCGCGATCGCGTGGGGATGCCTAATTTAAATTTGGAACAGGTTAAAGCCAGTCCAGATGCATTTCTTACAAAAGATTATACAAATGTCAATGGTGATATGAAAGGGGGGATACTTGAAATACGAAGAGAACGCCGTATTGAACTAGTGATGGAATCTTTTCGTTGGGATGATATTCTACGATGGAAAAGTGGAAAGTTAGTGACAAGGCAGTTTAAAGGGATGTATTTTCCAGGTACAGGAAAATTTGATTTGGATAATGATGGTAAAGATGATATCTGGATCTATGAAGGGGACAAGCCTACTGCTTCAGGAATACAGTTGCTGAAACTTGGGTCAGAAATTTTGTTGGAAAATGGAAATAAAGGAAATGTGATCATCAATTCGCATATTAAAAAAGCATTCGATGAAAATAAAGACTATTTGTATCCGATACCAGTGCAAGAACTGCAGTTAAATAGAAACTTAAAGCAAAACCCCGGTTGGGGAAATTAA